Proteins from a genomic interval of Halomonas alkaliantarctica:
- a CDS encoding membrane-bound PQQ-dependent dehydrogenase, glucose/quinate/shikimate family codes for MFTSPRVLAYVVSLSLATHAVAQNTEGETDAPEELTSSESQIDVGESQAVQAPTFSATPQPSDDPAPGDWAAWGRESGASRHSPLDEITPDNVSQLEVAWTYRTGDMPEEDGQGKYAPETTPLKVGDNLYLCSAMNVMISLDARTGEEQWRHDPQVDTGAIPYSASCRGVTYYEVPDADDDQACATRIIEGTLDARLIAVDAQTGELCQAFGDGGTVDLWAGIGEKVPGWYAVTAPPVVAQGVLVTGAQVKDGQAEDAPSGVIRGYDAVTGELEWAWDMGNPNLDGLPPDGETYTRGTPNMWTTASSDEALGYVYLPMGNSSVDYWGGNRSEEEHEFSTSLVAIDVNTGDPVWHFQTVHYDVWDYDLGSQPTLVDFPQDDGSTVPAIILPSKQGDIYVLNRETGESLFPVEEVEAPTGGVEPDNLSPTQPSSGYHSLAFPNLEEKDMWGMTPIDQLWCRIQFRRASYKGMYTPPTVGQRFIQYPGYNGGNDWGSAAVDAERGIIIANYNDIPNYNRLIPREEAEERNLQPIYAGGDNTDSESDGPAEGAGDPQVGAPYAIDVNAGWRAPVTGMPCTAPPYGGIRAIDLASGETLWDEPLGTARKNGPFGIPSYMPFKIGTPNNGGPLLTASGLIFIAAATDDLIRAIDTETGEVLWDDVLPAGGQANPITYEADGRQYVVIGAGGHHFMETPIGDYVIAYALPEDEN; via the coding sequence ATGTTTACGTCACCGCGAGTGTTGGCCTATGTCGTCAGCCTGTCACTGGCGACGCATGCCGTTGCCCAGAATACCGAGGGTGAAACTGACGCCCCAGAGGAGCTCACCTCAAGCGAGTCCCAAATTGATGTCGGCGAGAGCCAGGCGGTTCAGGCACCGACCTTCTCGGCGACGCCACAGCCCAGCGATGACCCAGCGCCCGGCGATTGGGCCGCCTGGGGAAGAGAGAGCGGGGCCTCACGTCATTCGCCGCTGGATGAAATCACGCCCGACAATGTTAGCCAGTTGGAAGTTGCCTGGACCTATCGCACAGGCGATATGCCGGAAGAAGACGGACAGGGCAAATACGCGCCTGAAACTACACCGCTCAAGGTTGGCGATAATCTGTATCTCTGCTCGGCCATGAACGTAATGATCTCCCTTGATGCACGGACCGGCGAGGAGCAGTGGCGCCATGATCCCCAGGTCGATACAGGTGCCATTCCCTATAGCGCCAGCTGCCGCGGTGTAACCTATTACGAAGTTCCGGATGCCGATGATGATCAGGCCTGCGCAACCCGCATCATTGAGGGGACGTTGGATGCCCGGTTGATTGCCGTCGATGCGCAAACGGGCGAGCTGTGCCAGGCGTTTGGTGACGGCGGTACGGTAGATCTATGGGCAGGCATCGGCGAGAAGGTTCCCGGTTGGTACGCCGTCACCGCGCCACCGGTCGTCGCCCAGGGCGTGCTGGTGACCGGTGCCCAGGTTAAGGACGGGCAAGCGGAGGACGCACCCTCCGGCGTCATTCGTGGCTACGATGCCGTTACCGGCGAACTGGAGTGGGCGTGGGATATGGGCAACCCCAACTTGGATGGCCTACCACCCGATGGCGAAACCTATACCCGAGGCACGCCCAACATGTGGACCACTGCTTCCTCCGATGAGGCGTTGGGCTATGTCTACCTGCCGATGGGCAACTCCTCGGTCGACTACTGGGGCGGGAACCGCAGCGAGGAAGAACACGAATTCTCGACCTCGCTCGTCGCCATCGACGTCAACACCGGCGATCCGGTCTGGCACTTCCAGACCGTCCATTACGATGTCTGGGACTATGATCTTGGTTCGCAACCGACTCTGGTCGATTTCCCCCAAGATGACGGCAGCACGGTGCCGGCGATCATTCTGCCCTCCAAACAGGGCGACATTTACGTGCTCAACCGTGAAACCGGCGAATCGCTATTCCCCGTGGAAGAGGTTGAGGCGCCCACTGGCGGTGTTGAGCCCGATAACCTCTCGCCCACACAGCCTAGTTCAGGCTATCACTCCCTCGCTTTTCCGAACCTAGAAGAGAAGGACATGTGGGGAATGACGCCCATCGACCAGCTGTGGTGTCGTATTCAATTCCGCCGAGCCTCCTATAAAGGCATGTACACGCCGCCGACCGTGGGTCAGCGCTTCATTCAGTACCCCGGATACAATGGCGGCAACGACTGGGGTAGTGCAGCGGTGGACGCCGAGCGCGGCATCATCATTGCCAATTACAATGACATTCCCAACTACAACCGTCTCATCCCTCGTGAAGAAGCCGAGGAGCGTAATCTTCAACCCATCTACGCAGGAGGTGACAACACCGATAGCGAGTCGGATGGGCCCGCCGAAGGGGCCGGCGATCCACAAGTAGGCGCGCCTTACGCGATCGACGTCAATGCCGGCTGGCGAGCGCCGGTTACCGGCATGCCCTGCACCGCGCCTCCTTATGGCGGCATTCGCGCCATCGATCTGGCGAGCGGTGAAACGCTCTGGGACGAGCCATTGGGCACGGCACGCAAGAATGGCCCCTTCGGGATACCTTCATATATGCCTTTCAAAATCGGCACACCCAACAACGGTGGTCCTCTGCTGACGGCCAGCGGACTGATATTCATCGCTGCCGCCACCGACGATCTGATTCGCGCCATCGACACGGAAACCGGTGAGGTGCTTTGGGATGACGTGCTGCCGGCCGGTGGGCAGGCCAATCCCATCACCTATGAGGCCGATGGTCGCCAATACGTAGTTATCGGGGCCGGCGGGCATCACTTTATGGAAACACCGATAGGCGATTATGTAATCGCCTACGCGCTACCAGAAGACGAGAATTAA
- a CDS encoding helix-turn-helix transcriptional regulator, translating to MNTDNGTWMVPPYSGVWLPAGKRHQVRMNGVSTRSLYIEPLVAPRTSPNCEVLVVMPLLHHLLLASAHIPAIYKEDGRDGALAQLLLYELKQAQALPLFAPLPHDLPLASLCRTFLGQPSIHTLPEEWARQLHCSQRTFNRLFRQQTGLSFGVWRQQHCRFLQHVSQGAWPSTQRFRSGS from the coding sequence GTGAACACGGATAACGGCACCTGGATGGTGCCGCCCTATAGCGGCGTCTGGCTACCGGCGGGCAAACGGCACCAAGTGCGCATGAACGGGGTGAGCACCCGAAGCCTGTATATCGAGCCTCTCGTCGCGCCACGTACTTCGCCCAACTGCGAGGTGCTAGTCGTGATGCCTCTCCTGCATCACCTGCTGCTGGCTTCCGCCCACATCCCCGCAATCTATAAGGAAGACGGCCGCGACGGTGCCCTGGCTCAACTACTTCTATACGAACTGAAACAGGCTCAAGCCCTGCCACTGTTTGCGCCCCTGCCCCATGACCTTCCACTTGCCAGCCTGTGCAGGACGTTTCTCGGCCAACCGAGCATTCACACCCTTCCCGAAGAGTGGGCACGGCAGCTACATTGCAGTCAGCGCACCTTCAATCGCCTTTTCCGTCAGCAGACGGGCCTCTCCTTTGGCGTATGGCGCCAGCAGCACTGCCGCTTTCTCCAGCATGTTTCGCAAGGTGCTTGGCCAAGCACCCAGCGCTTTCGTTCGGGCAGTTAA
- a CDS encoding LysR family transcriptional regulator, with amino-acid sequence MNGKEIAELIAFMEVARSQSFRRAALQLGMSPSAVSHTIRSLETRLGVRVLSRTTRSVSLTQAGERLLQRVEPAIIDIRQAVDESAAFQASPQGTIRINLPRIAAQLVLVPRLHAFLEHYPDINVDLVIDDTLTDIVSQGFDAGIRSGKRLQQDMVARQLTPALNMAVVGAPSYFARRPPPEVPADLHDHICINYRWSASNALYAWTFQEDERCFDLQVRHALTINDTSLITAAALEGTGLAYLPENHLQAYFDSGELVRVLSSWMPSIPGFYLYYPHREHMPSALRAFVDFMTGPVNQRLSRSL; translated from the coding sequence ATGAATGGAAAGGAGATTGCCGAGCTCATCGCGTTCATGGAGGTTGCCAGATCGCAGAGCTTCCGCCGTGCTGCGTTACAGCTGGGAATGTCGCCATCGGCAGTGAGTCACACCATACGCTCGCTGGAGACGCGCCTGGGCGTACGAGTCTTGAGTCGTACCACCCGTAGTGTATCGCTCACACAGGCGGGCGAACGTCTGCTCCAGCGTGTGGAGCCAGCCATCATCGACATCCGGCAGGCCGTTGATGAATCGGCAGCGTTTCAGGCCTCACCACAAGGCACGATCAGGATCAATTTGCCGCGCATCGCAGCCCAGCTAGTGCTAGTGCCACGGCTTCATGCCTTCCTGGAGCACTATCCTGATATCAATGTCGATCTCGTCATCGACGACACGCTGACCGATATCGTCTCGCAAGGCTTCGACGCGGGCATTCGCTCGGGCAAGCGCTTGCAGCAGGATATGGTCGCCAGACAATTGACACCGGCCCTTAACATGGCCGTAGTAGGTGCACCAAGCTACTTTGCTCGGCGCCCGCCACCGGAAGTGCCGGCCGACCTTCACGACCACATCTGCATCAACTACCGCTGGAGCGCCTCGAATGCCTTGTACGCTTGGACCTTTCAGGAAGATGAGAGATGTTTTGATCTACAGGTGCGCCACGCATTAACCATCAATGACACCAGCCTGATAACCGCGGCGGCTTTGGAAGGCACCGGGCTCGCCTATTTGCCCGAGAATCACCTTCAAGCCTATTTTGACAGCGGTGAGTTGGTGCGAGTCCTGTCCTCATGGATGCCTTCGATCCCAGGGTTCTATCTCTACTATCCTCACCGTGAGCACATGCCCAGCGCGTTGAGAGCCTTCGTAGACTTCATGACGGGGCCGGTGAATCAGAGACTTTCACGCTCCCTTTAG
- a CDS encoding zinc-dependent alcohol dehydrogenase family protein, giving the protein MMKEIKRWEMDAIGRGRLTMATREKPRPAAGEVLVRVAAVSLNYRDKMVIESGRGLTLTYPFTPGSDMAGTIVELGEQVNGFVEGDRVISVFTPDWIDGRRPGNARTPAYRTLGGFYPGVLSEYVAMPAAWVVHAPRSLNDVQASTLPCAGLTAWFALVERAGVKAGDRVLIPGTGGVALFGLLIAKMSGAEVIVATQPSKGERVLELGADHWVDRSRDDWMEAVYALTEDEGVDHVLDVVGGDNLGVSVQLAAVGGHVCQIGALAGFDIASPAMPLMLKDVTIHGIGTGSRRALERFVRAVDQARLEPVIDARYSLAELPQALDHLDSRPFGKIVIDVHDD; this is encoded by the coding sequence ATGATGAAAGAGATAAAGCGCTGGGAGATGGACGCGATCGGTCGTGGAAGACTGACAATGGCCACCCGGGAGAAGCCGCGTCCCGCGGCGGGTGAGGTGCTGGTCAGGGTGGCGGCCGTCTCGCTCAACTACCGCGATAAGATGGTAATCGAAAGTGGCAGAGGACTGACGCTGACTTACCCCTTCACTCCCGGTTCCGACATGGCTGGCACCATCGTCGAACTGGGGGAGCAAGTGAATGGGTTTGTCGAAGGAGATCGTGTCATCTCTGTGTTCACACCTGACTGGATCGATGGGCGTCGGCCTGGTAACGCGCGAACACCGGCTTACCGCACCTTGGGAGGTTTCTATCCTGGCGTTCTGAGCGAATACGTTGCCATGCCCGCTGCATGGGTGGTTCATGCGCCGCGCTCTCTGAATGATGTCCAGGCAAGTACATTGCCCTGCGCTGGTCTCACCGCCTGGTTCGCGCTCGTCGAGAGAGCCGGTGTCAAAGCTGGCGATCGGGTGCTGATTCCGGGAACCGGCGGGGTGGCGCTATTCGGTTTGCTCATTGCAAAGATGAGCGGGGCAGAGGTGATCGTTGCCACACAACCGTCGAAAGGCGAGCGAGTGCTGGAGCTGGGGGCTGATCACTGGGTGGATCGTTCCCGCGACGACTGGATGGAAGCCGTGTACGCGCTGACTGAAGATGAGGGCGTGGATCACGTGCTTGACGTGGTCGGTGGCGATAATCTCGGCGTTTCCGTCCAACTGGCCGCCGTCGGTGGGCACGTATGCCAGATCGGGGCATTGGCAGGATTCGATATCGCATCTCCGGCCATGCCTTTGATGCTAAAGGATGTCACGATCCACGGTATTGGCACGGGCAGTCGACGAGCGCTGGAACGCTTCGTGCGGGCGGTAGATCAAGCTCGGCTTGAGCCGGTCATTGATGCACGTTATTCCCTCGCCGAGCTGCCTCAGGCACTGGATCATCTGGATAGCAGGCCATTTGGAAAGATCGTGATCGACGTGCATGATGATTGA
- a CDS encoding ATP-binding protein — MKLIGLSRTIALTMAAMAFGITLLVVVTSYIFYFITFHFWQGSINEPNMFPSGLEWAWLVSTTLVGLAFAVIVGIHLARRILVPLNSVTESMRRVAQGDLDARATTGDRSLGEAAVLANDFNALADQLQRMSKEMTFWNAAIAHELRTPVTILRGRLQGLAEGVFPPEKPQFQSLLTQIDGMAQLIEDLRAVSLAESGHLNLEIKQCDLSTEIESVVEFCRHTLNASNHYPTLDLQSGTAYCDPFRIRQALLALLENARQHASPGSIIIQTRQNDGWCVLRVIDAGPGIPQEDAAHIFTAFRHARDADSGMPGNKRGSGLGLAVVAAIARAHRGEARCYPSDEGGSCFELRWPTPSQNS, encoded by the coding sequence ATGAAGCTCATTGGGCTAAGCCGCACAATCGCGCTAACCATGGCAGCGATGGCGTTTGGGATAACACTGCTAGTCGTGGTGACCTCTTATATTTTCTATTTCATTACCTTCCATTTTTGGCAGGGATCGATTAACGAACCCAACATGTTCCCGTCAGGTCTAGAGTGGGCTTGGCTCGTTAGCACTACGTTGGTTGGGCTGGCGTTCGCCGTGATAGTGGGCATTCACTTGGCACGTCGCATTCTGGTGCCCCTAAACTCTGTAACAGAAAGCATGCGTCGCGTCGCCCAAGGCGACCTGGACGCACGCGCTACTACCGGTGATCGCTCGCTAGGCGAGGCCGCCGTATTAGCAAACGACTTCAATGCCCTGGCAGACCAATTACAGCGAATGTCCAAGGAAATGACGTTCTGGAATGCGGCTATTGCCCATGAGCTGCGTACGCCCGTCACTATTTTGCGCGGACGCCTGCAAGGCTTGGCAGAAGGCGTATTCCCACCCGAAAAACCCCAGTTTCAAAGCCTGCTTACCCAAATCGACGGCATGGCACAACTGATTGAAGACCTTCGCGCCGTAAGCTTGGCTGAAAGTGGTCATCTGAACCTTGAGATCAAGCAGTGTGATCTTTCGACTGAAATTGAATCCGTCGTAGAATTTTGTAGACATACTCTGAATGCATCAAATCATTATCCAACCCTTGATCTGCAGTCTGGCACAGCGTACTGCGACCCCTTCCGTATTCGTCAGGCATTGCTTGCGCTGCTGGAAAACGCTCGCCAGCATGCATCGCCAGGATCAATCATCATCCAAACGCGCCAGAATGACGGGTGGTGTGTTTTGCGTGTTATCGACGCTGGCCCAGGCATACCGCAGGAAGATGCCGCTCATATTTTCACGGCATTCCGCCATGCGCGGGACGCTGACAGTGGTATGCCAGGAAACAAGCGAGGAAGTGGCCTAGGCTTGGCGGTAGTCGCGGCAATTGCAAGAGCCCACCGTGGCGAGGCCAGATGCTACCCCTCTGATGAAGGTGGCTCGTGTTTTGAATTGCGCTGGCCAACGCCATCACAAAATTCTTAA
- a CDS encoding response regulator, translated as MSMSHPSPSSSAGLQALVLIAEDEPEIADILQAYLKRAGLRTLHAEDGRKALDMHLSMKPDLVLLDVKMPKMDGWQVLSEVRHRGETPVIMLTAMDQDIDKLMGLRFGADDYVVKPFNPAEVVARIQAVLRRTMADASHQSHVLRVPPFEIDLEQHEAVVQVSGDLHSLALTLTEFRLLTHLARAPKKVCTRAELLATCLPEGEALERTVDSHISKLRKKLEDVNVKGMPVGIRGVGYRLWGAE; from the coding sequence ATGTCCATGAGTCATCCGTCACCAAGCTCTTCTGCTGGCTTGCAAGCACTGGTTCTCATCGCCGAAGACGAACCTGAGATCGCAGATATTCTCCAGGCTTATCTGAAACGAGCGGGTCTCCGAACCCTCCACGCAGAAGATGGACGCAAGGCATTAGACATGCATTTGTCGATGAAACCCGATCTCGTCTTACTTGATGTAAAGATGCCTAAAATGGATGGTTGGCAGGTGCTGTCAGAAGTTCGCCACCGTGGTGAGACGCCCGTCATCATGTTGACCGCGATGGATCAGGATATCGATAAACTGATGGGGTTGCGTTTTGGTGCCGACGATTATGTCGTTAAGCCGTTTAATCCTGCCGAGGTTGTCGCACGCATTCAGGCAGTATTAAGACGCACCATGGCGGATGCTAGCCATCAATCCCATGTCCTTCGGGTACCGCCCTTTGAGATCGACCTGGAACAACATGAAGCCGTCGTCCAGGTGAGTGGAGACTTGCACAGCCTTGCGTTGACGCTCACCGAATTCAGATTGTTGACGCACCTTGCACGCGCGCCCAAAAAAGTGTGCACCCGTGCAGAGTTGTTAGCCACCTGCCTACCCGAGGGGGAGGCGCTTGAGCGTACTGTCGACAGCCATATCAGCAAGCTGCGTAAAAAACTGGAAGACGTCAATGTGAAAGGTATGCCCGTAGGCATACGCGGCGTTGGGTACCGGCTGTGGGGGGCAGAATGA
- a CDS encoding efflux RND transporter periplasmic adaptor subunit, with translation MKIRYIYNGCLCALLLSVLTACGPVEQEAVAPPPARVSVVTMEPVKLELTDDLPARVVPFQVAEIHPQVSGIVQRRLFEQGTDVSAGQPLFDINPAPFRAEVETAEAALQKAEAELAHARSQSARLESLVRGQSVSRQAYDDAVSNSQQAAAEVAQARATLSRRRLDLEFSTVASPIAGRIDQALVTEGALVSSSDSTPMARVQQIDQVYVDVRRSASALESLQDAIAAQPSLDSGLPVTILGSNGTPYDVTGHLLFSGINVDVSTGDLLLRVLVDNPNRRLLPGMFVRARVPYARYDKALTVPQQSVVRIGGKPYVWVVDAQEQVTMVAVQLGEVVEGSYRVQAGLTQGQKVVVEGIERLADGAAVSATDWHRSSPLEASVASSY, from the coding sequence ATGAAGATCCGATATATTTACAACGGTTGCCTCTGTGCCTTGCTGCTAAGCGTGCTCACCGCTTGCGGGCCTGTTGAGCAAGAAGCCGTCGCTCCGCCTCCTGCCCGAGTGTCTGTGGTAACCATGGAGCCCGTTAAATTGGAGCTGACCGACGACCTGCCCGCCCGGGTCGTGCCTTTTCAAGTGGCGGAAATTCATCCGCAGGTGAGCGGGATTGTCCAACGCCGCCTTTTCGAACAAGGAACCGACGTGAGTGCGGGGCAGCCACTATTCGACATCAACCCAGCGCCGTTTCGCGCGGAGGTGGAAACGGCAGAAGCGGCGTTGCAGAAGGCCGAAGCCGAGCTTGCGCATGCCCGTTCGCAGTCGGCTCGGTTGGAGTCGCTGGTCAGGGGGCAGTCGGTAAGCCGCCAAGCGTATGACGACGCGGTCTCCAACAGTCAGCAAGCCGCCGCTGAGGTGGCCCAAGCGCGTGCCACGCTGTCGCGCCGCCGCCTTGACTTGGAATTCTCCACGGTGGCGTCGCCTATTGCTGGCCGAATTGATCAGGCGTTGGTAACGGAAGGGGCGCTTGTCAGCAGTAGCGATAGCACGCCCATGGCCCGTGTTCAGCAGATCGATCAGGTCTATGTCGATGTTCGACGCTCGGCTTCCGCGCTTGAATCGCTTCAAGACGCAATAGCGGCACAACCCTCCCTCGATAGCGGCTTACCGGTCACGATCCTCGGCAGCAACGGCACACCCTACGATGTCACCGGCCACCTTCTTTTTTCGGGCATCAATGTGGACGTCAGCACGGGTGATCTGTTGTTGCGAGTACTCGTGGACAACCCCAATCGACGCCTGCTGCCCGGGATGTTTGTGCGTGCCCGCGTGCCCTATGCCCGCTATGACAAGGCATTGACGGTGCCGCAACAGTCCGTGGTGCGCATTGGTGGTAAGCCTTATGTTTGGGTTGTTGACGCTCAGGAACAGGTGACTATGGTGGCGGTGCAGTTGGGCGAAGTCGTGGAGGGCAGCTATCGAGTGCAGGCAGGATTAACACAGGGGCAGAAGGTAGTCGTCGAGGGTATCGAGCGCTTGGCTGATGGTGCCGCCGTTAGCGCGACTGATTGGCATAGGTCATCGCCTCTTGAAGCTTCAGTGGCTTCTTCTTACTAA
- a CDS encoding multidrug efflux RND transporter permease subunit, whose product MPQFFIHRPVFAWVVALFIILLGVIAIPQLPVAHYPSVAPPSVTITATYPGATPQTMNDAVLSLIERELSSVKNLLYFESSADASGSASVTATFKPGTNPELAQVDVQNRLKAVEPRLPQAVRQDGLSVESASSSFLMIVGLNSEDGRFDEIALNDYMARNIVEELRRIDGVGRVQLFGAEQAMRIWIDPEKLIAFGLSVNDLSTAIAEQNAPIVPGSIGASPSLPGQKVSSLLTAQGQLSTPEEFAAIVLRADVDGSSVVLGDVARVELGAQSYGFSNREDGQPATAAAIQLAPGANAVRTAESVQARLAELNQALPAGMSSSIPFNTAPFVKVSIEKVIHTLIEAMVLVFLVMLLFLQNIRYTLIPALVAPIALLGTFTVMLLAGFSVNVLTMFGMVLAIGIIVDDAIVVVENVERIMAKEGLSPKDATIKAMKEITGAVVGITLVLTVVFIPMAFAGGSVGVIYQQFALAMVVSILFSAFLALTLTPALCATLLKPINPGHHDKGGFFGGFNRALKRMTVRYESRVGKLVARSGRFMLVFVVIAGVLVFAFRQLPSAFLPEEDQGYFMTSIQLPANATTERTLDVVKAYESYVMARPAVNGNMSILGFGFSGSGANTALTFTTLKEWGQRDGATAASEAEGAQEAMSQLNEGTVMSMLPPAIDELGTKSGFTMFLQDRRNQGADALQAAEATLLELATQSKVVSDVYSDGLPAGASIRLDIDRQKAEALGVSFANISDILSTAMGSSYINDFPNEGRMQQVIMQADASARMQVDDVLKLHVRNSRGGMVSLSEVVTPVWDETPLQMVRYLGYPATSISGSAANGASTGDAMAEMERLAQQLPPGFAVAWTGQSLQERQSASQAPMLVGLSILAVFLVLAALYESWTIPLSVILVVPLGLLGAVAAMLLRDLPNDVFFKVGMVTVIGLSAKNAILIVEFAKQLREQGKGLREAAVEAASLRLRPILMTSLAFGLGVVPLMVAFGASANTQHAIGTGVFGGMVSGTLLVILFVPVFFVFVMSLQERVNSWRARNDKAL is encoded by the coding sequence ATGCCTCAGTTCTTTATCCATCGCCCTGTCTTCGCATGGGTGGTCGCGCTCTTTATCATCCTGCTGGGCGTGATCGCTATTCCGCAGTTGCCGGTAGCGCATTATCCCTCAGTGGCACCGCCTTCGGTGACCATCACCGCTACGTATCCCGGCGCCACACCGCAAACCATGAACGATGCCGTGCTCAGTCTCATCGAACGAGAGCTGTCCAGCGTCAAGAACCTGCTCTACTTCGAGTCGTCCGCCGATGCGTCGGGCTCGGCCTCTGTCACCGCCACCTTCAAGCCGGGGACAAACCCTGAACTGGCCCAAGTGGATGTGCAGAATAGGCTTAAGGCCGTCGAACCCCGGTTACCCCAGGCGGTTCGTCAGGATGGGCTGAGCGTAGAGTCAGCGTCCTCCAGTTTTCTGATGATCGTGGGTCTGAATTCTGAGGATGGGCGCTTTGATGAGATCGCCCTGAACGATTATATGGCGCGCAATATCGTCGAGGAGCTACGCCGCATTGACGGTGTCGGTCGTGTGCAGTTGTTCGGTGCTGAGCAGGCCATGCGGATCTGGATAGACCCTGAAAAGCTGATCGCTTTCGGCTTGTCGGTGAATGATCTTTCAACCGCGATCGCGGAGCAGAATGCACCGATTGTGCCGGGTAGCATCGGCGCGTCTCCGTCCTTGCCAGGCCAAAAGGTCTCCTCGCTATTGACCGCACAAGGGCAGTTGAGCACACCGGAAGAGTTTGCCGCTATCGTACTTCGCGCTGATGTCGACGGCTCCAGCGTGGTGTTGGGTGACGTGGCGCGGGTTGAATTGGGTGCCCAATCCTACGGTTTCTCCAACCGTGAAGATGGTCAGCCCGCGACAGCAGCGGCAATACAGTTGGCCCCCGGCGCCAATGCTGTCCGCACGGCGGAGAGTGTGCAGGCGCGTTTGGCTGAGTTAAACCAGGCACTACCTGCGGGCATGAGTTCCTCGATCCCTTTTAATACGGCCCCGTTCGTTAAGGTGTCTATCGAGAAAGTCATCCATACGCTTATTGAAGCGATGGTGCTGGTCTTCCTGGTGATGTTGCTGTTTTTACAGAATATTCGTTACACGCTGATTCCCGCACTGGTCGCGCCGATTGCGTTGCTGGGCACCTTCACGGTGATGCTGCTGGCAGGTTTCTCAGTCAACGTGCTGACGATGTTCGGCATGGTGTTGGCGATTGGCATCATCGTCGACGACGCTATCGTGGTGGTCGAGAACGTTGAGCGGATCATGGCCAAAGAGGGATTGTCGCCAAAGGATGCCACCATCAAGGCGATGAAGGAAATCACGGGCGCGGTGGTGGGCATTACCCTGGTTTTAACGGTGGTGTTTATCCCTATGGCCTTCGCGGGGGGCTCGGTCGGTGTGATCTACCAGCAATTCGCGCTGGCGATGGTGGTCTCGATTCTGTTCTCGGCGTTTCTGGCGTTGACGCTGACACCGGCGCTATGCGCCACCCTTCTCAAACCCATTAACCCGGGTCACCACGACAAAGGCGGCTTCTTCGGCGGGTTCAACCGGGCGCTTAAACGGATGACCGTCCGTTACGAATCGCGTGTGGGGAAGCTGGTCGCTCGCAGCGGTCGGTTCATGCTGGTGTTTGTGGTCATCGCAGGCGTGTTGGTGTTCGCTTTCCGCCAGTTGCCTTCGGCTTTTCTGCCGGAGGAGGATCAAGGCTATTTCATGACCAGTATTCAGCTACCCGCCAATGCGACCACCGAGCGTACCTTGGATGTCGTCAAAGCTTATGAGTCGTACGTCATGGCGCGCCCTGCAGTGAACGGCAATATGTCTATTTTGGGCTTTGGATTCTCGGGGTCCGGCGCGAATACGGCACTGACGTTCACCACGCTAAAGGAGTGGGGGCAGCGCGACGGCGCCACGGCGGCGAGTGAAGCGGAAGGGGCTCAGGAAGCCATGAGCCAACTGAACGAGGGGACGGTGATGAGTATGTTGCCGCCGGCCATTGATGAGTTGGGCACTAAGTCCGGCTTTACGATGTTCTTGCAGGATCGGCGCAACCAGGGGGCGGATGCTCTCCAGGCCGCCGAGGCGACGCTGCTAGAACTGGCGACGCAGAGCAAGGTAGTCAGCGACGTCTATTCCGACGGCCTTCCTGCCGGGGCGAGCATTCGTCTTGATATTGATCGCCAAAAGGCCGAAGCGCTCGGGGTGTCGTTTGCCAACATTAGCGATATCCTGTCGACCGCGATGGGGTCGTCCTACATCAACGATTTCCCGAATGAGGGACGGATGCAGCAAGTGATTATGCAAGCGGATGCGTCGGCGCGTATGCAGGTTGACGACGTGCTCAAGCTCCACGTGCGTAATAGCCGTGGAGGCATGGTGTCGCTGTCAGAGGTGGTTACCCCGGTATGGGACGAAACACCGCTACAAATGGTGCGCTACCTGGGCTATCCCGCCACCAGCATTTCCGGCAGTGCGGCGAACGGGGCTTCCACGGGTGACGCGATGGCTGAAATGGAGCGTCTGGCGCAGCAGCTTCCACCTGGCTTCGCCGTGGCCTGGACGGGGCAGTCCCTGCAGGAGCGCCAGTCCGCTTCCCAGGCCCCCATGCTGGTTGGGCTATCCATCCTGGCGGTGTTTCTGGTGTTAGCCGCGCTCTACGAGAGCTGGACCATTCCGCTGTCGGTTATCCTGGTTGTCCCGTTGGGATTGCTGGGTGCGGTGGCTGCCATGTTGCTGCGTGACCTGCCTAACGATGTGTTCTTCAAAGTCGGTATGGTCACCGTGATCGGCTTGTCGGCGAAAAACGCGATCCTGATCGTAGAGTTTGCCAAACAACTGCGTGAGCAAGGTAAGGGGCTGAGGGAAGCCGCAGTGGAAGCCGCCAGCCTGCGACTGCGCCCGATTCTTATGACCTCACTCGCTTTCGGTTTGGGGGTGGTGCCGTTGATGGTCGCGTTTGGCGCCAGCGCCAACACCCAGCATGCGATAGGCACGGGGGTGTTCGGTGGCATGGTGAGCGGAACGCTGCTGGTGATTCTCTTCGTTCCGGTGTTCTTCGTTTTCGTGATGAGCCTTCAGGAGCGGGTGAATAGCTGGCGAGCCCGCAACGACAAGGCACTTTAA